From a single Streptomyces liliifuscus genomic region:
- a CDS encoding SgcJ/EcaC family oxidoreductase translates to MDTTNARKPALSAHDTDERLIRELVARSQEAQTDPEVLPALHTSDLVLINLAGRRVFGREAFASAMTAALASPLRDVRTTLEVDDIRFVRPDVAVVSLTKTVHDERPGTQDPSDFPARGAMTYVLTRDEDDVWHIALAQTTPIA, encoded by the coding sequence ATGGACACCACGAACGCCAGGAAGCCCGCACTCTCCGCCCACGACACCGACGAGCGCCTGATCCGCGAACTCGTCGCACGCAGCCAGGAAGCCCAGACCGACCCGGAGGTGCTGCCCGCCCTGCACACCTCCGACCTCGTGCTCATCAACCTCGCGGGCCGGCGTGTCTTCGGACGGGAGGCCTTCGCGTCGGCCATGACCGCGGCACTCGCCTCCCCGCTCCGGGACGTCAGGACCACACTGGAGGTCGACGACATCCGCTTCGTACGGCCCGACGTCGCCGTCGTGAGCCTGACCAAGACGGTTCACGACGAACGGCCGGGCACGCAGGACCCGTCCGACTTCCCCGCGCGCGGCGCGATGACCTACGTCCTGACCCGCGACGAGGACGACGTCTGGCACATCGCCCTGGCCCAGACGACCCCGATCGCCTGA